A region from the Scylla paramamosain isolate STU-SP2022 unplaced genomic scaffold, ASM3559412v1 Contig2, whole genome shotgun sequence genome encodes:
- the LOC135095988 gene encoding zinc finger protein 33B-like translates to MALSETWVQFVMAATLPCSTDQASIQAVALPGTDGCLTSPRVPAGLDAACAGGSGAAVEVVRPGSSMSGQRRRQQQQQQQQQQQPASGVGRHRRGGKNHLEAGSSVHRGESKFECQQCDKTFVSRQGLKYHTLTHSGVRNYECGECGKKFTQKSSLTRHTLTHSGVRNYECDECGKKFTHKSYLTTHTLTHSGVRNYKCDECGKKFTQKSSLNTHTLTHSGVRNYECDECGKKFIHKSSLTTHSLTHSGVRNYECDECGKKFTHKSYLTTHTLTHSGVRNYKCDECGKKFTQKSSLNTHTLTHSGVRNYECDECGKKFIHKSSLTTHSLTHSGVRNYECDECGKRFPTISRLNEHAFRHTGVREFECDVCGKCFMTKAEIAQHVKIHF, encoded by the coding sequence ATGGCTCTTTCTGAGACGTGGGTACAGTTTGTAATGGCTGCCACTCTTCCCTGCTCCACAGACCAGGCCAGCATCCAGGCCGTCGCCCTGCCTGGCACTGACGGCTGTCTGACCTCCCCGAGGGTCCCTGCAGGACTGGACGCGGCGTGTGCTGGCGGGAGTGGTGCTGCGGTGGAGGTCGTGAGGCCAGGCAGCAGCATGAGCGGCCAGCGGCggcggcaacagcagcagcagcagcagcagcagcagcagccagcctcaggtgtggggaggcACAGGCGTGGTGGCAAGAATCACCTGGAGGCAGGCAGCTCTGtccacagaggagagagcaagtttgagtgccagcagtgtgacaaAACTTTTGTATCCAGACAAGGCCTTAAgtaccacaccctgacacacagtggtgttagaaattatgagtgtggtgagtgtgggaagaaatttacccagaagtcttccctcaccagacacaccctgacacacagtggtgttagaaattatgagtgtgatgagtgtgggaagaaatttacccacaagtcttacctcaccacacacaccctgacacacagtggcgTTAGAAATTAtaagtgtgatgagtgtgggaagaaatttacccaaaagtcttccctcaacacacacaccctgacacacagtggtgttagaaattatgagtgtgatgagtgtgggaagaaatttatccacaagtcttccctcaccacacactccctgacacacagtggtgttagaaattatgagtgtgatgagtgtgggaagaaatttacccacaagtcttacctcaccacacacaccctgacacacagtggcgTTAGAAATTAtaagtgtgatgagtgtgggaagaaatttacccaaaagtcttccctcaacacacacaccctgacacacagtggtgttagaaattatgagtgtgatgagtgtgggaagaaatttatccacaagtcttccctcaccacacactccctgacacacagtggtgttagaaattatgagtgtgatgagtgtgggaaaagatttccTACCATTTCTCGTCTCAATGAACACGCCTTCAGACACACTGGGGTGAGGGAGTTcgagtgtgatgtttgtggcaagtGTTTCATGACAAAGGCTGAGATTGCCCAGCACGTGAAGATCCacttctga